Below is a window of Staphylococcus succinus DNA.
TTAATAGTTGTAATTTCATTAATTAGCGTCGCTTCATCTTCAAAGTGTGTAACTTTCAATTCGCCCGTTGAAACATCGCAATAACTTAGCGCAAATGCATTATTATGGGTTAAAAAGCTTAATATATAGTTGTTTTGTTTTTCATCTACGCCCCCTTGATCCATGACTGTACCAGGCGTCACTATTCTTACTACTTCGCGTCGAACCATGCCTTTAGTTTGTTTAGCATCTTCCATTTGTTCACAAATAGCTACCTTGTATCCATTATTTATTAACGTTTCAATGTAACCGTCCGCAGAATGATAAGGAACGCCACACATAGGTATAGGGTCTTCTTTTTTAGCATCACGCTTAGTTAATGTAATTTCTAATACTCTCGAAGCCTCTTTAGCATCATCAAAAAACATTTCATAAAAATCGCCTAATCTAAAAAATAATAGACAATCTTGATATTGTGATTTTATTTTTAAATATTGTTGCATCATTGGAGTTTGGTTCGTCATAATAATATTTCACAATCCTTTTAATAGTTTCTTACTTTTAATTATATTTCGTACTTAATTAAACATATGATTCTCATCATTTTATAACTTTTCAATTCTTATCTTTCATCTTCTATATATACAATATTTATAGTATTTATTTTTTAATATTGCAAAAGGTAAATCTAACGCTAATGCATTATCGACAGTTGGTTAGATCTCTCTTAGATTTTATGTTGAAATTGTGAATTTAACTCTTAAATTTTAACACAAGTATAGCTTTACGCCTATTTATTCATTTAACATACTTACACATTCATCATGGATAAAGTATCAGCAGTCCCTTTAAAATAATCCACTGCATGATTACCTATAAAAAAAAGATTAAGACATATTATTAATCATAATTTTGTGATCCTCATAACGATTATTGCTATGGCTCAAAAATCACATCATGCTTAAGAATATATGTCTTAATCTCTTGTAAGTTAGTTATTTTAAAAAGCGTTTTAAAATGCCTTTTCGTTTTAATATCATTAATATGATGTAGCTTATGATAGCGCCAATAATACTAGAGACAATAAAGGCCAACATCAATGGTTTAATGGCAAAGTTTGAGAAGCCAAGTATCCAAGCCAATGGTATACACATTAAGCTCCCTATAATACCTGTACCTATCACTTCTCCAACTGCTGCCATAAAGATATGTTTTCTATAGTAATAGAATCCACTTGCTAATAATACACCTACCATACTTCCAGGAAAGGCGAAGAAACTACCTGTACCAAAAGTTAAGCGTAATATAGAAGATATAAATGCTTGCGCTAGCCCAAACCAAGGACCAACAAATACTGCACACAGAACATTGATTAAGTGTTGTATTGGTGCTGCTTTTACTGGTCCAAGTGGAATGACAACGATACTACTTAAAACAACATTTATAGCAATAAATATTGCAGTTAACGTTAACTTTTTTGTCTTCATATGGCTCATCCCCCTTCCGAAGATATTTTAAGTGTTATCATGATCTTGTTGATGTTGATTTAAACGATCTGACATCGTACTTATCATCATTTGCAACAAATCATTGGCTTCTGTTTGTGATTCTCTAAATTCTTCTACTATAGGTAAATCATTAATGTTTTGCTCAATATCATGTATTTTACCTTCTGATTGTTTGAGTGCTTCTGTTTTACCATAGTTTTGAAGATTCACTGATTGTTTTTGCGTCTTCTTTAAATCTTTCATACGTTGTTCGATGTGCTTGTTATGGTGAATTTGCGCCTCAACCGCATGATACTCTTTCACAGTATCTAAAGATTTAATACGTTCACTTAATTGCGTCGCCGCCTCTAAAATGTCATCTTTTTCATACATTATTGTGTCACCACAGCTTTTTCGCTGGCACGTAAAAACGTTCCATTCAAGGAATATTGTTTAGCTTCATCTACTTGTACGTCTACTAATTGACCAATCATTTCATTAGGCGCTTTAAAGTTAACTAATTTATTTTTAGATGTATATCCTGCTAACACATGTTCGTCTTTTTTACTTGCACCTTCACATAATACTTGAACAATTTGACCTTCATAACGTTTCATTGCTTGTTCTGAATAATAAGATACTTTTTTATTTAGTCGTTGTAATCGCTCTTTTTTCACGTCTGTTGGCACGTTATCTTTCATTTTAGCAGCAGGCGTACCATCCCTTTGTGAATAAATATAAGTATATGCGTGTTCAAATTCAACTTCCTCGTATAACGAAAGCGTCTCTTCAAACTGCGCCTCTGTTTCATTTGGATATCCAACGATAATATCTGTCGTTAAAGCCACATTAGGTATTTTAGCTTTAATTCTATCCACTAACTCTAAATAACTCTCGCGTGTATATTTACGCCCCATAATTTTCAAGACTGCATTGTTTCCTGATTGTACAGGTAAATGAATATGAGGTACGATATTACCGCCATTTGCAATAACTTCGATCATACGATCAGTAAAGTCCCAAGGATGACTCGTGGTAAATCTCACTCGTGGAATATCAATTTGTGTTATATCTTCAAGTAAATCGCCCAAGCCATACGCTAATCCTTCAATATCTTTGCCGTAAGAGTTTACGTTTTGACCTAATAAGGTAATCTCTTGATAACCTTGACGCGCAAGGTCTCTCACTTCTTCTATAATATCCTCTGGACGTCTACTACGTTCTTTTCCACGCGTAAATGGAACGATACAGTATGTACAAAACTTATCACAGCCATACATAATATTGACCCATGCTTTAATCTTTCCTTCCCTTACTTTAGGAAGGTTCTCAATAACATCGCCTTCTTTTGACCAAACTTCTACCACCATTGCTTTAGATAGATATGCTTCTTCTAAAATTTCTGGAAGACGATGAATATTATGCGTCCCAAAAATCATATCCACATTTTGGTAAGATTTAAGGATTTTATTCACTACTGATTCTTCTTGTGACATACATCCACATACACCTATTACAGTTTCAGGCTTTTCTTTTTTTAAATGTTTTAAATTGCCAATTTCACTAAACACTTTATTTTCTGCATTTTCACGTATTGCACAAGTATTTATCAAAATTACATCGGCTTGATTTATATCTTCTGTAGCTGTATAACCTAAAGCGCCTAATATCCCTGCCATGACCTCTGTATCATGTGCGTTCATTTGGCAACCATATGTTTTAATTAAAAAAGTTTTTCCATTTCCCATATTGCGATACTTCTCATCAATTTGGAAATCACGGTCATAATTCACTTCTTCTTTTCCACGTTTTCGAGCTTCTTTTAAGCTTGGTGGCTGATACACATGTTCAAAATACTTACTATAATCTTTAGCCTTCTTGTCACGTTCCGCTAAGATATCTATAGAAGTACTTTTTCTTTGTTCTTCATTCACTCTACAAAACCCTTTCTATATCATAAAAACTAAGAACAAACACTTTTTAAATATGCTTCACATCTCCGTATGGCAACCTAATCGTTCAAAGTTCTATAACTTATCCATAATCATTACTTTATTATATTAAATTTGATCTTAAAGTGCAAAAAGTCGTATATATAATTAAATCGACTCACCACTATTTGACGGTTGAATCGATTTCCTTAAATGATTGAATTAAATTTCATCATATTTTCCAGTTAGTGTCTCAATTGTTATACCTTCAGGCACATGGTAAAACTTCACTTGGCTAATTGTACTTGGGATTTCTAACTCAACCATGCGTTCGTTTAATTTTTGAATTAATATTAAGCATTCATTCATTTCACCTTGTACAGTCGTTTCTAACGGTCCTACTCTATATTCTAGTCCTGAGTCATCTATGACTTTGATTGCTTCATCAACATATGGGATAACGTCCTCACCATTAGCAGTTTTAGGAATAATTTGAATACTCATTAAAGTATCGTTCATACGAATACATCCCCTTAATTGTTTTACTTATTCTCTAGTTTATCAAATTAGTTATCTAAGGTATAGATTTTAATGAGGAAATTTTTGTTTAATACAAATGAATACGTAGTCTATTCATGTTAGATGTCATTTTCTTATTTTAATAATCTAGACACCAATGAAAATCCTGTGTAGATATCGAAATACGAATAATAAAACGTTGATTAATGATGTACTATACAAAATCTTTTAACGTTTTGTTTTCTAAATTATGTATTAATAGACGTTCTGACTCCTCCATAATTGCTTTAATTGGACAATTTTTGTCATGGCTAAAACTATCTTCTAATAGACTTTGTTGACCTTCAATCGTTACAATAACCTCATAAACTGAAACATTTTGCCACTCTTTTTTTAGTTGGTAACCACCTTTAGCGCCACTGTGTGCTGAGATGATATTTGCCTTTACAAGTCGGGTCAATATTTTAGATAAATAAGTTGTCGAAACAGACAGTGCTGAAGCTAAGTCTTGTACGGGGATTCTTGATGCTCCTCCATCACTTTTTA
It encodes the following:
- the thiW gene encoding energy coupling factor transporter S component ThiW, coding for MKTKKLTLTAIFIAINVVLSSIVVIPLGPVKAAPIQHLINVLCAVFVGPWFGLAQAFISSILRLTFGTGSFFAFPGSMVGVLLASGFYYYRKHIFMAAVGEVIGTGIIGSLMCIPLAWILGFSNFAIKPLMLAFIVSSIIGAIISYIILMILKRKGILKRFLK
- a CDS encoding RicAFT regulatory complex protein RicA family protein, giving the protein MYEKDDILEAATQLSERIKSLDTVKEYHAVEAQIHHNKHIEQRMKDLKKTQKQSVNLQNYGKTEALKQSEGKIHDIEQNINDLPIVEEFRESQTEANDLLQMMISTMSDRLNQHQQDHDNT
- the miaB gene encoding tRNA (N6-isopentenyl adenosine(37)-C2)-methylthiotransferase MiaB gives rise to the protein MNEEQRKSTSIDILAERDKKAKDYSKYFEHVYQPPSLKEARKRGKEEVNYDRDFQIDEKYRNMGNGKTFLIKTYGCQMNAHDTEVMAGILGALGYTATEDINQADVILINTCAIRENAENKVFSEIGNLKHLKKEKPETVIGVCGCMSQEESVVNKILKSYQNVDMIFGTHNIHRLPEILEEAYLSKAMVVEVWSKEGDVIENLPKVREGKIKAWVNIMYGCDKFCTYCIVPFTRGKERSRRPEDIIEEVRDLARQGYQEITLLGQNVNSYGKDIEGLAYGLGDLLEDITQIDIPRVRFTTSHPWDFTDRMIEVIANGGNIVPHIHLPVQSGNNAVLKIMGRKYTRESYLELVDRIKAKIPNVALTTDIIVGYPNETEAQFEETLSLYEEVEFEHAYTYIYSQRDGTPAAKMKDNVPTDVKKERLQRLNKKVSYYSEQAMKRYEGQIVQVLCEGASKKDEHVLAGYTSKNKLVNFKAPNEMIGQLVDVQVDEAKQYSLNGTFLRASEKAVVTQ
- a CDS encoding thiamine-binding protein, whose product is MNDTLMSIQIIPKTANGEDVIPYVDEAIKVIDDSGLEYRVGPLETTVQGEMNECLILIQKLNERMVELEIPSTISQVKFYHVPEGITIETLTGKYDEI
- a CDS encoding RrF2 family transcriptional regulator; translated protein: MKFSKATDYALHALLYMIKSDGGASRIPVQDLASALSVSTTYLSKILTRLVKANIISAHSGAKGGYQLKKEWQNVSVYEVIVTIEGQQSLLEDSFSHDKNCPIKAIMEESERLLIHNLENKTLKDFV